The following are encoded together in the Lactuca sativa cultivar Salinas chromosome 1, Lsat_Salinas_v11, whole genome shotgun sequence genome:
- the LOC111882384 gene encoding 25.3 kDa vesicle transport protein, translating to MVKLTMIARVTDGLPLAEGLDDGRDMQDAEFYKQQVKALFKNLSRGQNEASRMSIETGPYVFHYIIEGRVCYLTMCDRAYPKKLAFQYLEDLKNEFERGYENQIETAARPYAFIKFDTFIQRTKKLYQDTRTQRNISKLNDELYEVHQIMTRNVQEVLGVGEKLDQVSQMSSRLTSDTRVYADKARDLNRQALIKKWAPVAIVLGVVIVLFWLKGKIW from the exons ATGGTGAAGCTGACAATGATTGCCCGTGTCACTGATGGCCTTCCTCTGGCTGAAGGACTGGATGATGGGCGTGATATGCAGGATGCAGAGTTCTACAAACAGCAAGTCAAGGCATTGTTCAAGAACCTTTCAAGGGGACAAAACGAAGCCTCAAGAATGTCTATCGAAACTGGCCCTTATGTTTTCCA CTATATAATTGAAGGGCGAGTATGTTATTTGACAATGTGTGATCGTGCTTATCCAAAGAAACTTGCCTTCCAATATCTTGAAGATCTAAAGAACGAGTTTGAACGAGGTTATGAAAATCAAATTGAAACTGCTGCAAGACCATATGCCTTCATTAAATTTG ATACATTTATACAGAGGACTAAGAAACTGTATCAGGACACAAGAACTCAGAGGAACATTTCTAAGTTGAATGATGAACTCTATGAAGTTCACCAGATTATGACTCGTAATGTGCAGGAAGTTCTTGGTGTTGGTGAAAAATTGGACC AGGTGAGTCAAATGTCAAGCCGTTTAACATCAGATACTCGTGTATATGCTGATAAAGCAAGAGACTTAAATCGACAG gctTTGATCAAGAAGTGGGCACCTGTTGCAATTGTCCTTGGAGTTGTTATCGTACTGTTCTGGCTCAAAGGGAAGATATGGTGA